One part of the bacterium genome encodes these proteins:
- a CDS encoding enoyl-CoA hydratase, with protein MTEEPRILTDLDGEGVLQLTLNRPKRKNAFDEVQWDALAQALDAAREDAQVAVVVLTGAGGNFSSGADLSSFSGEPPPARADGKPSAFFACVDAIFAFDKPLLASVEGVAVGGGCTLAVAADIVYVGESVRMRLPFANLGLVPEIASSYTLQSAIGRQRANELMFTAEWIDAKRALEVGLAARAFPDDEVLAATMDKAREIAQWPISALVGIKRTLQSAHQAGIAAAREIEDKEMMLRAGSPENIEAVVAFMQKRAPDFKQFRKKS; from the coding sequence ATGACCGAAGAGCCGCGCATCCTGACCGACCTGGATGGAGAGGGCGTGCTGCAGTTGACCCTCAACCGGCCCAAGCGGAAGAATGCCTTCGATGAGGTCCAATGGGATGCGCTGGCCCAGGCCCTGGACGCGGCGCGTGAGGACGCCCAGGTCGCCGTCGTCGTGCTCACGGGAGCCGGCGGCAACTTCTCCTCCGGCGCCGATTTGAGCAGCTTCAGCGGAGAGCCCCCGCCAGCACGTGCCGATGGCAAGCCCAGTGCCTTCTTTGCCTGCGTGGATGCGATCTTTGCGTTCGACAAACCGCTCCTGGCCAGCGTCGAGGGCGTCGCGGTGGGCGGGGGCTGCACCCTCGCCGTGGCGGCGGACATCGTCTATGTGGGCGAGAGCGTGCGGATGCGCCTGCCGTTCGCGAACCTCGGCCTCGTGCCCGAAATTGCGAGCAGCTACACGCTCCAATCCGCCATCGGGCGCCAACGCGCCAACGAGCTGATGTTCACGGCGGAATGGATCGATGCGAAACGCGCGCTGGAAGTCGGCCTGGCGGCACGCGCCTTTCCCGATGACGAGGTGTTGGCAGCCACGATGGACAAGGCGCGAGAGATCGCGCAGTGGCCGATCTCGGCGCTGGTCGGCATCAAGCGCACGCTTCAATCCGCCCATCAGGCCGGAATCGCTGCGGCGCGGGAGATCGAAGACAAGGAAATGATGCTCCGAGCCGGCTCGCCGGAGAACATCGAGGCCGTGGTGGCGTTCATGCAGAAGCGTGCACCGGACTTCAAACAGTTCCGCAAGAAGTCATGA